The stretch of DNA CTGACCATTTTTGCCATCACAAAGATGGCCAAAGAACTAAATCATTATCATGTCATTATTAAATATTATTGTGTTATTGGTAGTTGTCGGTGTTATTCTCTGGCTAGTGAACAACTACTTTCCGATGGATAACAAAATCAAAAGAATCCTTAATGCGGTCGTGGTGATTGCCGTCATCCTGTGGCTGCTCCAGGCATTCGGACTTTTGGATTCTTTGCAGAAAATCACTTTTTAATTAGTAAGTCGTAGTCTGTTGTGCTGATAAATACTAAAAGTAACAAAATAGTAAGCGAATCCATCCACAATACTGGACAAAAAGAGGTGAGAGGTCAGCGTATGTTGGAGTGTTTGTATAATGACA from Saprospiraceae bacterium encodes:
- a CDS encoding Thivi_2564 family membrane protein; translation: MSLLNIIVLLVVVGVILWLVNNYFPMDNKIKRILNAVVVIAVILWLLQAFGLLDSLQKITF